A stretch of the Sorangium aterium genome encodes the following:
- a CDS encoding flavin-dependent oxidoreductase: MRVLIAGGGIGGLTAALSLHAAGIDASVVEAAREIRPLGVGINLLPHAVRELTELGLADALLATGIPTAEVVHHDRFGGRIWGQPRGISAGYRWPQVSIHRGELQLMLLAAVQRRLGASSVRVGSAVEGFEQTASEVQVTVRDRRTGERHVAPADVLVGADGIHSVVRAQLHPAEGPPRWNGIHMWRGVTEGEPFLSGRTMIMAGSNVAAKFVAYPISRRAELGGRAAINWVAEVRLHEGAAVAPGSWNRRGRVEDVLPHFAAWRFSWLDIPALIAAAPVIFEYPMIDRDPLPSWGAGRVTLLGDAAHPMYPVGSNGASQAILDARVLAWHLAQTSTPEEALAGYEAARRPPTSTLVLANRAMGADRVLSMVEQRAPAGFTRIEDVLSGEELEEMGRSYTKMIGTDVEELNARPSWSARFLEAGDGIHSSSR; this comes from the coding sequence ATGCGGGTGTTGATCGCGGGGGGCGGCATCGGCGGGCTGACGGCGGCCCTGAGCCTGCACGCGGCCGGCATCGATGCGAGCGTCGTGGAGGCCGCGCGAGAGATCAGGCCGCTCGGTGTCGGCATCAACCTCCTGCCTCACGCCGTGCGAGAGCTGACCGAGCTTGGCCTCGCTGATGCGCTGCTGGCGACAGGGATCCCGACCGCCGAGGTCGTGCACCACGATCGGTTCGGGGGCCGGATATGGGGCCAGCCGCGGGGGATCTCCGCCGGGTATCGCTGGCCACAGGTGTCGATCCACCGCGGTGAGCTCCAGTTGATGCTGCTCGCGGCGGTGCAGCGGCGCCTGGGGGCCTCCAGCGTGCGCGTCGGGTCGGCGGTGGAGGGGTTCGAGCAGACGGCATCCGAGGTGCAGGTCACGGTGCGGGATCGGCGGACCGGTGAGCGCCACGTGGCCCCTGCGGACGTGCTCGTCGGGGCCGACGGCATCCACTCCGTGGTTCGCGCGCAGCTCCACCCGGCGGAGGGGCCGCCCCGGTGGAACGGGATTCACATGTGGCGTGGCGTGACCGAGGGCGAGCCCTTCCTCTCGGGGCGCACCATGATCATGGCCGGCAGCAACGTGGCCGCCAAGTTCGTCGCTTACCCGATCTCCCGCCGCGCGGAGCTCGGCGGGCGGGCCGCGATCAACTGGGTGGCGGAGGTGCGGCTGCACGAGGGGGCGGCGGTCGCGCCGGGGAGCTGGAACCGGCGAGGACGCGTGGAGGACGTGCTGCCCCACTTCGCGGCGTGGCGCTTCTCCTGGCTCGACATTCCGGCGCTCATCGCCGCGGCGCCCGTCATCTTCGAGTATCCCATGATCGATCGCGATCCGCTGCCGTCGTGGGGCGCTGGCCGGGTCACCCTGCTCGGCGACGCGGCGCACCCCATGTACCCTGTCGGTTCCAACGGCGCCTCCCAGGCGATCCTCGATGCTCGCGTGCTGGCCTGGCACCTCGCCCAGACGAGCACCCCCGAAGAGGCGCTCGCCGGCTATGAAGCCGCGCGCCGTCCGCCGACGAGCACCCTCGTCCTCGCGAACCGTGCGATGGGCGCCGACCGGGTCCTCTCGATGGTGGAGCAGCGAGCGCCGGCGGGCTTCACCCGGATCGAGGACGTGCTGAGCGGGGAAGAGCTGGAGGAGATGGGCCGCAGCTACACGAAGATGATTGGAACCGACGTCGAGGAGCTCAACGCCCGGCCGTCGTGGAGCGCGCGCTTTCTCGAAGCAGGCGATGGAATCCATTCATCCTCTCGGTGA
- a CDS encoding cytochrome P450: MLPRKNLFSFTSKDPSAFAIHLAAAAREHSVYFDEGLGVPVVLRGADVTAVLRDSETFSTRAYDNGIMKGTLVTLGGESHTRMRRLFNAVLSPRVISRYEEAIVTPVARRVVERLARKEQADLFDDFAMSMPMGVTSALFGLPEERIAENDVLIRKMIRSVVMPQDPVVMAEGRSAHAAMEAQLREIAEREVAHPSDTLLGEIARAIVAEGLGGVEACEGVVLTLILASYETTSWMLANLLVALLAHPESMNQLRQQPSLLPQAIEESTRWCSSVAGIVRFVEREATIGGETLAAGTILYLSLMARHYDEEIYPRPEIFDIHRRPVGMLNFGGGLHYCVGAPLARMEARIGVSLLLERFPALRADPTLRPTFSTAPRGAAAFGPDQIPALLV, from the coding sequence ATGCTGCCTCGTAAGAATCTATTTTCTTTCACCTCGAAAGACCCTTCGGCGTTCGCGATCCACCTCGCCGCTGCGGCGAGGGAGCACTCCGTCTATTTCGACGAGGGACTCGGCGTGCCAGTCGTGCTCCGCGGCGCCGACGTGACCGCGGTGCTGCGCGACAGCGAGACCTTCAGCACCCGGGCCTACGACAACGGGATCATGAAAGGGACGCTCGTGACGCTCGGCGGTGAGTCGCACACGCGCATGCGGCGGCTCTTCAACGCGGTCCTCTCCCCACGCGTGATCTCCCGCTACGAGGAGGCGATCGTGACCCCGGTGGCGCGCAGGGTCGTGGAGCGGCTCGCGCGGAAGGAGCAGGCGGATCTCTTTGATGATTTTGCGATGTCGATGCCCATGGGCGTGACGAGCGCCCTCTTCGGGCTCCCGGAGGAGCGGATCGCCGAGAACGACGTGCTGATCCGCAAGATGATCCGCAGCGTCGTGATGCCGCAGGATCCCGTCGTCATGGCCGAGGGGCGGAGTGCCCACGCCGCGATGGAGGCGCAGCTCCGGGAGATCGCTGAGCGCGAGGTGGCGCACCCGAGCGATACGCTGCTCGGCGAGATCGCGCGGGCGATCGTCGCGGAGGGGCTGGGCGGTGTGGAGGCGTGCGAGGGGGTCGTGCTCACGTTGATCCTCGCCAGCTACGAGACGACCAGCTGGATGCTGGCCAACCTGCTCGTGGCGCTGCTCGCCCACCCCGAGTCGATGAACCAGCTGCGGCAGCAACCTTCGCTCCTGCCGCAGGCCATCGAGGAGTCGACCCGCTGGTGCAGCAGCGTGGCGGGCATCGTGCGGTTCGTCGAGCGTGAGGCGACGATAGGCGGCGAAACGCTGGCTGCGGGGACGATCCTCTACCTGTCGCTGATGGCTCGCCATTACGACGAGGAGATCTACCCCCGCCCGGAGATCTTCGACATCCATCGACGACCCGTGGGAATGCTGAACTTCGGCGGCGGTCTGCACTACTGTGTCGGGGCGCCGCTGGCGCGGATGGAGGCGAGGATCGGCGTGTCGCTCCTGCTCGAGCGGTTTCCGGCGCTCCGGGCCGATCCGACCCTGCGGCCGACGTTCTCGACGGCGCCGCGCGGCGCGGCCGCGTTCGGGCCCGACCAGATTCCGGCGTTGCTCGTGTAA